The window CGGCCTGGTCAACCTGGACATCCGGATCGAGCCCGGCAACCCCGCCGCGGTGGCCGTACGCTTCAGCGGCGCCCAGATGTTCGTCCTCCAGGACCTCGACATCCACGTGGGTACGGGATACGCCGGGATCGACCACAACGCCAACCTGATCCAACGGGTCAACGTCTACGGCGGCACGGTCGGCATGCTGGCCTTCGCCGCCTCGCCCGGCTGGCAGACCACGCTGCTGGACACCACCTTCACCGGTCAACGCGAGGCGGCCGTCAAGCTGCACACGGACAGCAAGCTCAGCCTGATCCGCAACCGCTTCGCCGACTCGCCGGCCGGCATCGTCGCCACCCCGAACCAGACCCAGCGCCTCTACGTGCAGGACTCGGTCTTCGAGAACATCAGCGGGGCGGCGATCACCCTCAACGACAGCGAGTCCGTCGCGGGCGGCGGCGAGCCGGAACTCATCCGCGCCCAGAACCAGCTCAACGTGGTCGACACCGGGGTCACCGGCACCGGTGCGCTGCTGGCCACCGTGCCCAGCGGACGCACCTGGGTCGGCCCCGGCCCGTCGTACCTGGTGCGCGACGCCACGCTCGGACTCCGGGTCGACGACGCGCTGAGCGACACCGAACGGCGTACCGACGGCGTCCTGGTCTCCGCGACACCGGCCGCGCCGCCGAGCTTCGCCCGGCTGCTGCGCACCGACGCGCCCCTGCCACCGGCCACCGGCGGCTGGGTCAACGTGGTCGAGTACGCCGCCGCCAGGGGCGTCACGGTCGGCAGCGGCACCAGCGACGACCACGCCATCTTCCAGCGGGCCCTCGACGAGCACGACACCGTCTACGTGCCGATGGGGCAGTACCTGATCGGGAACACCCTGCGGCTGCGGCCGCAGAACAACCTGATCGGCCTGCATCCCCGCCAGACCTGGCTGAAGCTGCCGGAGCGGGCCGCCGGATTCACCGACCCGCAGCGGCCGAAGGCGATGGTCCAGACCCCGCTCGGCGGGCGGAACCAGGTGACCGGCCTCGGCCTGGACTCCGCGCAGCAGACCGCGGGCTCGGTGCACGTGCACTGGCGCTCCGGTGAGCGCAGCTACCTCGCCGACATCGCCACCCAGTTCGTGAAGTGGCACCCGGAGCAGACCGCGCCCGGCGACCCCGGCGCCGGTGATCCCGGATACCAGTACCGGGGCCGGCACAGGTACAGCTTCTGGGTGCAGGGCGGCGGCGGGACCTTCGCCAACATCTGGAGCGTCGCCGGCTGGGCCGACAACGGGTTCCTCGTCGAGGACACCTCGGTGCGCGGCCGGATGTACGAGGTCTCCGTCGAGCACCACGAGCACCGCGAGGTCGTGCTGCGCCGCGTCCGCAACTGGCAGTTGCACGCGCTGCAGACCGAGGACCACATCTACGGCTGGCGGTCCCAGGCCGTCGAGCTGGACGACGTGCACGACGTCCTGTTCGGCAACACGGTCTTCTTCCGGGTGGCCACCGTGCAGGGCCCGTACCCGTACGCGGTGGGACTGCGCGACAGCAGCGGCATCGTGATCCGGGGCACCCGTGGCTACCGGCCGGACAACGTGGCCAACACCCGGT is drawn from Micromonospora sp. NBC_01740 and contains these coding sequences:
- a CDS encoding glycosyl hydrolase family 28-related protein produces the protein MLAGSLLLAATAVAPAVAAPPAAAPTPPAASASVYRSMPTDPTAVVLGSARFPVHGDGVGDDTASVQAAIDEASRRGGENWLGNIVGGARNVTVGDGGGVVFVPEGRYRLSRQVDLHASVRLIGFGAARPEFVLAESTPGFQDGNQSFLFAALRRPFQPGAARSFGNNDTFGTGLVNLDIRIEPGNPAAVAVRFSGAQMFVLQDLDIHVGTGYAGIDHNANLIQRVNVYGGTVGMLAFAASPGWQTTLLDTTFTGQREAAVKLHTDSKLSLIRNRFADSPAGIVATPNQTQRLYVQDSVFENISGAAITLNDSESVAGGGEPELIRAQNQLNVVDTGVTGTGALLATVPSGRTWVGPGPSYLVRDATLGLRVDDALSDTERRTDGVLVSATPAAPPSFARLLRTDAPLPPATGGWVNVVEYAAARGVTVGSGTSDDHAIFQRALDEHDTVYVPMGQYLIGNTLRLRPQNNLIGLHPRQTWLKLPERAAGFTDPQRPKAMVQTPLGGRNQVTGLGLDSAQQTAGSVHVHWRSGERSYLADIATQFVKWHPEQTAPGDPGAGDPGYQYRGRHRYSFWVQGGGGTFANIWSVAGWADNGFLVEDTSVRGRMYEVSVEHHEHREVVLRRVRNWQLHALQTEDHIYGWRSQAVELDDVHDVLFGNTVFFRVATVQGPYPYAVGLRDSSGIVIRGTRGYRPDNVANTRWGATVADVATGRTVPEIEVAYLGVRVTGRKADPAGAHVALDTPEIRVLPGRAGSAVLRVRNDGPGPLTALTVGVDAPPGWQVRARPETTRLPAGATTPVAVSVQVPADAVTDGTVRLTVAFTRANHRQEITQTLRVGVAGENLARGAVVQASSVLSGNVAAHAVDGDRTGARWISGSADPAPALTLDLGGPAELQRLDLYSGVAGSESLRVRAFRVEALVDGAWTTIGSAGANTANPARVDLAGAPTGIRQVRLVFTEPSPTDGLARVFEVEIHGLR